A window of Streptomyces marispadix contains these coding sequences:
- a CDS encoding PPOX class F420-dependent oxidoreductase encodes MSKPPLPDDAVEMLKKANPAVVTTLRPDGQPVSTATWYLWEQGRVLVNMDEGRKRLEHIRADPRVTLTVLDEQNWYTHISLIGNVGELRDDEGLADIDRLARHYLGKPYPRRDRGRVSAWIEIERWHGWGSMKDSSQAG; translated from the coding sequence ATGTCGAAACCCCCGCTTCCCGACGACGCGGTGGAGATGCTGAAGAAGGCCAACCCGGCGGTCGTCACGACCCTGCGCCCGGACGGACAGCCGGTGTCGACGGCCACCTGGTACCTGTGGGAACAGGGCCGCGTCCTGGTCAACATGGACGAGGGGCGCAAGAGGCTGGAGCACATCCGGGCCGACCCCCGCGTCACGCTCACCGTGCTCGACGAGCAGAACTGGTACACACACATCAGCCTCATCGGGAACGTCGGCGAACTCCGTGACGACGAGGGCCTGGCCGATATCGACCGGCTCGCCCGGCACTACCTCGGCAAGCCCTATCCGCGCCGGGACCGCGGCCGGGTCAGCGCCTGGATCGAGATCGAGCGATGGCACGGCTGGGGTTCGATGAAGGACAGCAGCCAGGCGGGCTGA
- a CDS encoding IclR family transcriptional regulator has translation MKKSSAQDPGSSGSRPQYPIESVDNAMQILLLLGERSELRLTEVAKYLGVASSTAHRLLAMLQYRGFVRQDGRSKAYVPGSALTGVAFSILQRFDVRQQLRPFLEELNRETGETVHLGVLDGATVRFIDAVESPRAVRVASRLGRSMPAHCTSTGKALLTTLSTAQLHQLYPEEELAGLTEHSVRSRSDLEKEIAVIRRRGYATSSEESEEGVSSVAVAFPGELPSPRLAFNTAVPVGRISRTDVKRIGELLRATVERASEIMP, from the coding sequence ATGAAGAAATCTTCGGCTCAGGACCCCGGGTCCTCGGGTTCCCGGCCGCAGTACCCGATCGAGTCCGTCGACAACGCCATGCAGATCCTGCTGCTCCTGGGCGAGCGCAGCGAGTTGAGGCTCACCGAGGTGGCCAAGTACCTGGGAGTCGCGTCGTCGACGGCGCACCGGCTGCTCGCGATGCTCCAGTACCGGGGCTTCGTACGGCAGGACGGGCGCTCCAAGGCGTATGTGCCCGGTTCGGCGCTCACCGGAGTCGCCTTCTCGATCCTTCAGCGCTTCGACGTACGGCAGCAGCTACGGCCTTTCCTCGAGGAACTCAACCGCGAGACGGGCGAGACCGTCCATCTCGGGGTGCTCGACGGCGCGACCGTGCGCTTCATCGACGCGGTGGAGAGCCCGCGGGCCGTGCGCGTCGCCTCACGGCTGGGCCGCTCGATGCCCGCCCACTGCACGTCCACCGGCAAGGCACTGCTCACGACGCTCTCGACGGCGCAGCTCCACCAGCTCTATCCGGAAGAGGAACTGGCAGGGCTCACCGAGCACTCGGTACGCAGCCGCAGCGATCTGGAGAAGGAGATCGCGGTGATCCGGCGGCGCGGGTACGCGACCAGCTCGGAGGAGAGCGAGGAGGGCGTCTCGTCGGTGGCGGTGGCCTTCCCGGGTGAACTGCCGTCCCCGCGGCTGGCGTTCAACACCGCCGTCCCCGTAGGCAGGATCAGCCGCACCGACGTCAAGCGCATCGGGGAGCTGCTGCGCGCCACCGTGGAGCGGGCGTCGGAGATCATGCCCTGA
- a CDS encoding polyprenyl synthetase family protein produces the protein MLDGQDYPEISAPPAGPVEPGGLTGSHGGPPLDRPGSDGTGTDHAGLGAAAHTVPETETANAARTTKTTTGTTDGTTTGTTDGAGTATATATRTGAREAARRSLEDWLTARDGDPLTEQHRWALLPPGKLLRPVLLLESAAAVGGRTEQVEPAATGFELMHAGSLIHDDIIDGDEIRRGRAANHCRYGVERAVVSADALFFAVFETLGECRRRGVSDRLISDATAVIAEAGLDITRGATMELDLSGTLHDDTESYLEMARLKTAALLRAACRTGAVLAGATAEQADALTEFGETLGIAFQIQDDLLPYARPPQKTGGGARTAAGGRTEAEATGAGGGAGAGVGPGVRSAVAAGASGRSVTAGKSRTSDLRNGRPVLPLLLANRYGSDADRALLAELLDAGTDEELRQERLHRLLESTGALSAAQHTADTYLDRCRKALEVLPPSPHRHRLAALADQFNSRGVEAR, from the coding sequence ATGCTCGACGGACAGGACTACCCGGAGATATCGGCACCCCCCGCGGGGCCGGTGGAACCGGGAGGGCTCACGGGGAGCCACGGCGGACCCCCTCTCGACCGGCCGGGGTCCGACGGTACGGGGACAGACCACGCGGGACTCGGCGCTGCGGCGCACACCGTGCCGGAGACGGAGACCGCGAACGCCGCTCGCACCACCAAGACCACCACCGGGACAACCGACGGGACCACCACCGGGACCACCGACGGCGCCGGAACCGCCACCGCCACCGCCACCAGGACCGGCGCCCGCGAAGCCGCCCGCAGAAGCCTCGAAGACTGGCTGACCGCCCGGGACGGCGACCCCCTCACCGAACAGCACCGCTGGGCACTGCTGCCTCCCGGCAAGCTGCTGCGGCCGGTGCTGCTGCTGGAGTCGGCGGCGGCAGTCGGCGGCCGGACCGAGCAAGTCGAGCCCGCGGCAACGGGGTTCGAGCTGATGCACGCAGGCAGCCTCATTCACGACGACATCATCGACGGCGACGAGATACGGCGCGGACGCGCGGCGAACCACTGCCGCTACGGGGTCGAACGGGCCGTAGTCAGCGCAGACGCCCTCTTCTTCGCCGTATTCGAGACCCTCGGCGAGTGCCGTCGGCGCGGCGTCTCCGACAGGCTGATCAGCGATGCGACCGCCGTCATCGCCGAAGCGGGCCTGGACATCACCCGCGGCGCCACGATGGAGCTGGACCTCAGCGGCACGCTCCACGACGACACCGAGTCCTATCTGGAGATGGCGCGGCTGAAGACGGCCGCGCTGCTGCGTGCCGCATGCCGCACGGGCGCCGTGCTCGCCGGGGCGACAGCCGAACAGGCCGACGCGCTCACGGAGTTCGGGGAGACGCTGGGCATCGCCTTCCAGATACAGGACGACCTGCTGCCGTACGCCAGACCGCCGCAGAAGACCGGAGGCGGGGCCCGCACGGCGGCCGGGGGCCGTACGGAGGCGGAGGCGACCGGAGCCGGAGGAGGTGCGGGGGCCGGAGTCGGCCCCGGTGTCAGATCGGCCGTCGCGGCCGGTGCCTCCGGCCGTTCCGTCACCGCAGGCAAGTCCCGTACCAGCGACCTTCGCAACGGCCGCCCCGTACTTCCGCTGCTGCTCGCCAACCGCTACGGAAGCGACGCCGACCGCGCCCTCCTCGCCGAACTGCTCGACGCCGGCACCGACGAGGAACTGCGCCAGGAGCGGCTGCACCGCCTCCTGGAGTCCACCGGCGCGCTGAGCGCCGCACAGCACACCGCCGACACCTATCTCGACCGCTGCCGCAAGGCGCTCGAAGTTCTGCCGCCCAGCCCGCACCGTCACCGACTCGCCGCGCTCGCCGACCAGTTCAACAGCCGAGGAGTGGAGGCACGATGA
- a CDS encoding cytochrome P450 family protein: MTAEQAPSTSGVPTLTLDPYGRDHQGEAARLRGLGPVVRVQLPGDVEAWSVTRHDLLNQLVLDPRISKDWHNWGAMQRGEIPDDWPLIGMVKVTNMVTADGAEHRRLRKLVSQTFTARRVEDLRPGTEQIVENLLEALPSHADPDGTVDLRKHYAYPVPMQVISDLFGIPDYERPELREAVDKIFRSDLSPEVVAANQIAVYQLLARVVELRGKERGDDLTSALISAREAEPDALTQDELVGTLLVMLSAGHETTLSLIVNAVRALLTHPDQLALTRGPEDMWPAVVEETLRWEAPIGNFPFRYPTEDIEVAGVVIPKGDPIMAPYSAVGRDPQQHGPDADSFDISREQARHLAFGHGVHACLGAPLARLEATIALRELFARYPDMILGAVPGTLQPVPSMFSNSVTTLPVRLGRPAG; encoded by the coding sequence ATGACGGCAGAACAGGCACCATCCACCTCCGGCGTTCCCACGCTCACGCTCGACCCGTACGGCCGCGACCACCAGGGAGAGGCCGCGCGGCTGCGTGGACTGGGACCGGTGGTGCGGGTACAGCTCCCGGGCGACGTGGAGGCGTGGAGCGTCACGCGCCACGACCTGCTCAACCAGCTCGTGCTCGACCCGCGCATCTCCAAGGACTGGCACAACTGGGGTGCCATGCAGCGCGGTGAGATCCCCGACGACTGGCCGCTGATCGGCATGGTCAAGGTCACCAACATGGTCACGGCGGACGGTGCCGAGCACCGGCGGCTGCGCAAGCTCGTCAGCCAGACCTTCACCGCACGCCGCGTCGAGGACCTGCGGCCCGGCACCGAGCAGATCGTCGAGAACCTTCTGGAGGCGCTGCCCTCGCACGCCGACCCGGACGGCACCGTCGACCTGCGCAAGCACTACGCCTACCCCGTGCCGATGCAGGTCATCAGCGACCTGTTCGGCATCCCGGACTACGAACGCCCGGAGCTGCGCGAGGCGGTGGACAAGATCTTCCGCAGCGACCTCTCGCCCGAGGTGGTCGCCGCGAACCAGATCGCCGTCTACCAGCTCCTCGCCCGTGTCGTCGAACTGCGCGGCAAGGAGCGGGGCGACGACCTCACCAGCGCCCTCATCTCGGCCCGCGAGGCGGAGCCGGACGCGCTCACGCAGGACGAACTCGTCGGCACGCTGCTGGTGATGCTCTCCGCCGGGCACGAGACCACGCTGAGCCTCATCGTCAACGCCGTGCGGGCGCTGCTTACCCACCCCGACCAACTCGCCCTCACCCGGGGCCCGGAGGACATGTGGCCGGCGGTCGTCGAGGAGACGCTGCGCTGGGAGGCGCCCATCGGCAACTTCCCGTTCCGCTACCCGACGGAGGACATCGAGGTCGCAGGGGTCGTCATCCCCAAGGGCGACCCGATCATGGCCCCGTACAGCGCCGTCGGCAGGGACCCGCAGCAGCACGGTCCCGACGCGGACAGCTTCGACATCTCCCGTGAGCAGGCACGCCACCTGGCGTTCGGGCACGGCGTGCACGCCTGCCTCGGCGCGCCGCTCGCGCGGCTGGAGGCCACCATCGCGCTGCGTGAACTCTTCGCGCGCTACCCGGACATGATCCTGGGGGCCGTGCCGGGCACCCTCCAGCCGGTGCCGTCGATGTTCTCCAACAGCGTCACGACGCTTCCCGTACGCCTCGGGCGGCCGGCGGGTTGA
- a CDS encoding TetR/AcrR family transcriptional regulator: MSADTGEGAAPLRADALRNRRKIIAAAKEVFAARGPHIPMEDVARRAGVGVATLYRRFPDRESLIRAVAQDTFARVLEESRTAVAEEPGAWEALVRMLRSSRELTLSVQLALESSLAREVIRGDPVTGRFRDELLDVLDHVVRAAQGEGTLRTDVGGGDVAVLLSLLLRPTPVRSKWVEASDGAEAEAAAGGGADGPAVSEAGDAGRGSDGARETPVCETSPAGPADDVSERALALMLDGLRAREGNASLPGKPLSVGDFDVRAARAAGERERRRRAERKARGDGREDGSGEEPLPGSASVSGSGSGSGSASGSASGSVRA, translated from the coding sequence ATGAGCGCGGACACGGGCGAGGGCGCGGCGCCGCTGCGGGCGGACGCGCTGCGCAACCGCCGGAAGATAATCGCCGCGGCGAAGGAGGTGTTCGCCGCCCGCGGGCCGCACATACCCATGGAGGACGTCGCACGGCGGGCCGGGGTCGGGGTGGCGACGCTCTACCGCCGCTTCCCCGACCGTGAGTCGCTGATCCGCGCGGTCGCACAGGACACCTTCGCCCGGGTGCTGGAGGAGTCGCGTACGGCCGTCGCCGAGGAGCCCGGCGCCTGGGAGGCCCTGGTTCGAATGCTGCGCAGCTCGCGGGAGTTGACGCTGAGCGTGCAGCTCGCCCTCGAGTCGAGCCTCGCCCGCGAGGTCATCAGAGGTGACCCCGTGACGGGCCGCTTCCGCGATGAACTGCTCGACGTGCTCGACCATGTCGTACGGGCCGCTCAGGGCGAGGGGACCTTGCGCACGGATGTCGGCGGCGGCGATGTCGCCGTGCTGCTGTCGCTGCTGCTGCGACCGACACCCGTACGGTCGAAGTGGGTCGAGGCCAGTGACGGCGCGGAGGCTGAAGCGGCGGCCGGCGGCGGTGCCGACGGTCCGGCTGTCAGCGAGGCTGGAGACGCAGGGCGGGGCTCGGATGGTGCGCGGGAGACTCCCGTGTGCGAGACGTCTCCCGCCGGTCCCGCGGACGACGTGTCGGAGCGGGCCCTCGCGCTGATGCTCGACGGCCTGCGTGCACGGGAGGGCAACGCCTCCCTGCCCGGGAAGCCGCTGTCCGTGGGCGACTTCGATGTGCGGGCCGCGCGTGCCGCGGGCGAGAGGGAACGCCGCAGGCGGGCGGAGCGCAAGGCCCGGGGGGACGGCCGAGAGGACGGTTCCGGGGAGGAGCCGTTGCCCGGCTCCGCTTCTGTCTCTGGATCTGGCTCCGGCTCCGGCTCCGCTTCAGGGTCCGCTTCCGGGTCCGTCAGGGCATGA
- a CDS encoding ferredoxin produces the protein MGAEADAAGAAGEAEGPEGRGGTGGAEDAGRVRVVADTTVCVGAGQCVLSEPAVFDQDDVDGTVVVLSERPGEARLAGVREAVDICPSQALSLTEE, from the coding sequence ATGGGAGCGGAAGCGGACGCAGCAGGGGCAGCCGGCGAGGCGGAGGGCCCCGAAGGCCGAGGCGGGACGGGAGGCGCGGAAGACGCGGGGCGGGTGCGCGTCGTCGCGGACACCACGGTCTGCGTGGGCGCCGGTCAGTGCGTGCTCAGCGAACCGGCGGTCTTCGACCAGGACGACGTGGACGGCACCGTGGTCGTGCTGTCCGAACGGCCCGGCGAGGCCCGGCTCGCGGGCGTACGGGAGGCCGTGGACATCTGTCCCAGCCAGGCGCTCTCGCTCACGGAGGAGTGA
- a CDS encoding cytochrome P450, producing MTSGRPTVTLPAERTCPFSPPAVYERMREEAPVSRVALPSGGTAWALTRHEDVRAMLADPRFSSDRTNPGFPVFSEGQQQLAARSRKTLISMDPPEHGPARRAVVGEFTVRRMEALRPRIQEIVDEHVEAMLDGPRPADLVKSLSLPVPSLVICELLGVPYEDHEFFQARSSLLLRRSEPIARREQARDELRDYLDELVTAKEQDPTDGDLLGRQILKQRETGRGDHVDLVSLAVLLLIAGHETTANMISLGTFALLEHPGERERLAQDPDAMPGAVEELLRYFSIVDLVTARVATEDVEIGGVLIRAGEGVLGLGNSANHDPGVYPRPHELDIGRGDRHHVAFGYGAHQCLGQNLARMELQMVFATLFRRIPGLRLAVPAGELPFKDDSNIYGLYELPVTW from the coding sequence ATGACGAGCGGTCGGCCCACGGTGACACTTCCCGCAGAGCGCACCTGCCCCTTCTCACCACCCGCCGTGTACGAGCGTATGCGCGAGGAGGCGCCCGTCTCCCGCGTCGCCCTGCCCTCGGGCGGCACCGCCTGGGCGCTCACCCGGCACGAGGACGTCCGCGCGATGCTGGCCGACCCTCGCTTCAGCTCCGACCGTACGAACCCCGGCTTCCCCGTCTTCTCCGAGGGCCAGCAGCAGCTCGCTGCCCGGTCCCGCAAGACGCTGATCTCCATGGACCCGCCGGAGCACGGGCCCGCACGCCGCGCCGTGGTCGGGGAGTTCACCGTGCGGAGGATGGAGGCGCTGCGTCCGCGCATCCAGGAGATCGTGGACGAGCATGTGGAGGCCATGCTCGACGGGCCGCGCCCGGCCGACCTCGTGAAGTCGCTGTCGCTGCCGGTGCCTTCCCTGGTCATCTGCGAGCTGCTGGGAGTGCCGTACGAGGACCACGAGTTCTTCCAGGCACGTTCGTCGCTGCTGCTGCGCCGCAGCGAACCGATCGCGCGGCGCGAGCAGGCACGCGACGAACTCCGCGACTACCTCGACGAGTTGGTCACGGCGAAGGAGCAGGACCCGACCGACGGCGACCTGCTGGGCAGGCAGATACTCAAGCAGCGCGAGACGGGCCGCGGCGACCACGTGGACCTGGTGAGCCTCGCCGTGCTGCTGCTCATCGCCGGCCATGAGACGACGGCGAACATGATCTCGCTCGGCACCTTCGCGCTTCTCGAACACCCAGGTGAGCGGGAGAGGTTGGCACAGGACCCGGACGCGATGCCGGGCGCCGTCGAGGAGTTGCTGCGGTACTTCAGCATCGTCGACCTCGTCACCGCGCGAGTGGCGACCGAGGACGTGGAGATCGGCGGGGTGCTGATACGCGCCGGCGAGGGCGTGCTGGGTCTCGGCAACTCCGCCAACCACGACCCCGGCGTCTACCCCCGCCCGCACGAACTCGACATCGGGCGCGGCGACCGGCACCACGTGGCGTTCGGATACGGCGCACATCAGTGCCTCGGCCAGAACCTCGCGCGTATGGAACTCCAGATGGTCTTCGCGACCCTCTTCCGCAGGATTCCCGGACTGCGTCTCGCCGTGCCCGCCGGCGAACTGCCGTTCAAGGACGACAGCAACATCTACGGCCTCTACGAACTGCCCGTCACCTGGTGA
- a CDS encoding UbiA family prenyltransferase, whose protein sequence is MTTATDTPENRRPAPAGAHDGAGLALRLPRLIWREIFVSYRFNSNDLWSTVVPASCFVTAAVRNAGLGPYDAALTLVGAVAYFWLFIYGSSLINQITGVEEDRLNKPFRPLVTGDSSMRGAKRRLAGVHILFPALGLLLGVVEWALLWQLLFMLHYAWGGHRHWFAKNLLIALGVVSQLAAAWQMVTPITTAVWHWVLTMSAMTFLIIGVQDLRDVEGDRTLNRRTMPIVLGDRLSRGYFAASFVALLPVTHYVMVAPAGSHWWTVAIDVVLASLSLVLAARVLLLRTPAQDHRTQRFVEWWYTFVLATAVVLL, encoded by the coding sequence ATGACCACGGCCACGGACACTCCGGAGAACAGGAGACCCGCCCCGGCTGGGGCGCACGACGGCGCCGGACTCGCCCTCCGGCTGCCCCGCCTGATCTGGCGTGAGATCTTCGTCAGCTACCGCTTCAACAGCAACGACCTGTGGTCCACCGTCGTACCGGCGTCCTGCTTCGTCACCGCCGCCGTCAGGAACGCAGGTCTCGGCCCCTACGACGCCGCGCTCACCCTCGTGGGCGCCGTGGCCTACTTCTGGCTCTTCATCTACGGCTCCAGCCTCATCAACCAGATCACCGGTGTCGAGGAGGACCGCCTCAACAAGCCCTTCCGGCCGCTCGTCACCGGCGACAGCAGCATGCGCGGGGCCAAGCGGCGCCTCGCCGGGGTCCACATACTCTTCCCCGCCCTGGGCCTGCTGCTGGGTGTGGTGGAGTGGGCGCTGCTGTGGCAGTTGCTCTTCATGCTCCACTACGCGTGGGGAGGCCACCGGCACTGGTTCGCCAAGAACCTCCTCATCGCGCTCGGCGTCGTCTCCCAACTCGCCGCCGCCTGGCAGATGGTGACGCCCATCACCACCGCCGTGTGGCACTGGGTCCTCACCATGTCGGCCATGACGTTCCTGATCATCGGCGTGCAGGATCTGCGCGACGTGGAGGGCGACCGCACACTGAACCGGCGCACGATGCCGATCGTCCTCGGCGACCGTCTCTCACGCGGCTACTTCGCGGCGAGCTTCGTGGCGCTGCTGCCCGTCACCCACTACGTGATGGTGGCGCCCGCCGGGTCCCACTGGTGGACCGTGGCGATAGACGTCGTGCTGGCCTCGCTGAGCCTGGTGCTGGCCGCGCGGGTGCTGCTGCTTCGTACGCCCGCCCAGGACCATCGCACACAGCGGTTCGTGGAGTGGTGGTACACGTTCGTCCTCGCCACGGCCGTCGTGCTGCTGTGA
- a CDS encoding DUF742 domain-containing protein, translated as MRPYVLTGGRARPRQRLAVETLLETVDPDGTELPVTASRQERMLYRMCRYRISVAESAAHLGLSVSVVTILACDLIDAGYLITRSQVPKAQLPDVHILQEVLDGLRRQLSA; from the coding sequence GTGCGCCCCTACGTGCTGACCGGCGGGCGCGCCCGCCCTCGTCAACGGCTGGCAGTGGAGACGCTGTTGGAGACCGTCGACCCTGACGGCACCGAGCTCCCGGTGACTGCCAGCAGGCAGGAGCGGATGCTGTACCGGATGTGCCGGTACAGGATCTCCGTGGCGGAGTCCGCCGCTCACCTGGGGCTGTCGGTCAGCGTCGTCACGATCCTCGCCTGCGACCTGATCGACGCCGGTTACCTGATCACACGTTCTCAGGTCCCGAAGGCGCAGCTTCCCGACGTGCACATACTCCAAGAGGTACTGGATGGACTCCGCAGACAACTCAGCGCCTGA
- a CDS encoding cytochrome P450: MYGSEKLVSLTDITQSRDPHRIYHQLRLEHGPVAPVELEPGVPGWLVMGVEQLRIITEREALFSRDARNWRDLNDGIVSPDSGLLPMMAYRPNVIGADQQEHRRLRQPLDDGVGRINHRALRRQVQRICSELISTFAQLGRADLVADYAAYVPMLAIASLFGLDTRQGHELRAALIALFSSQTDSQVGNRSFEQILFDTLRERQQHPSEDLTTALMNHPNLQDDPEVLQSMVVMISAGNETTTCWIAHTLYRMITDTSFDDRLRSGQLGVDDALDEVLWREPPMTHMPARYALRDIELGGQSIRHGDVLILGLSAANSDPALAPEGTRPHNNRAHMAYSAGPHMCPAQDTSRVITRTAVDTALHQLPGLRLTVTPSEITWNPSPWTRCPTQLPVAFAVPHDIRTTPAAARPDGESA, translated from the coding sequence ATGTACGGCTCCGAAAAGCTCGTATCGCTCACGGACATAACCCAGTCGAGAGACCCGCACCGCATCTACCACCAACTCCGTCTCGAACACGGTCCGGTGGCGCCCGTCGAGCTGGAGCCCGGGGTGCCCGGGTGGCTGGTGATGGGTGTCGAGCAGTTGCGCATCATCACCGAGCGGGAGGCGCTGTTCTCCCGTGACGCGCGCAACTGGCGCGACCTCAACGACGGCATCGTCTCGCCGGACTCCGGGCTGCTGCCGATGATGGCCTACCGGCCCAACGTCATCGGCGCCGACCAGCAGGAGCACAGGCGGCTGCGGCAGCCCCTGGACGACGGAGTCGGACGCATCAACCACCGTGCGCTGCGCCGCCAGGTGCAGCGGATCTGCTCCGAACTGATCTCCACGTTCGCCCAGTTGGGGCGCGCGGACCTCGTCGCCGACTACGCGGCCTACGTGCCGATGCTGGCCATCGCGAGCCTCTTCGGGCTCGACACCCGCCAGGGCCACGAGCTGCGTGCCGCGCTGATCGCGCTGTTCAGCAGCCAGACGGACTCCCAGGTCGGCAACCGAAGCTTCGAGCAGATCCTGTTCGACACCCTGCGGGAGCGGCAGCAGCATCCCTCCGAGGATCTGACGACCGCCCTGATGAACCACCCGAACCTCCAGGACGACCCCGAGGTCCTCCAGTCCATGGTGGTCATGATCTCCGCGGGGAACGAGACGACGACCTGCTGGATCGCCCACACCCTCTACCGGATGATCACCGACACCTCGTTCGACGACCGGCTGCGCAGCGGCCAGCTCGGCGTTGACGACGCGCTCGACGAGGTGCTGTGGCGCGAGCCGCCGATGACGCACATGCCCGCCCGCTACGCGCTGCGCGACATCGAACTCGGCGGTCAGTCCATCCGCCACGGCGACGTGCTCATCCTGGGCCTGTCCGCGGCCAATTCGGACCCGGCGCTCGCACCGGAGGGGACCCGTCCCCACAACAACCGTGCGCACATGGCCTATTCGGCGGGGCCGCACATGTGCCCCGCGCAGGACACCTCGCGCGTGATCACCCGTACCGCGGTGGACACCGCGTTGCACCAACTGCCCGGTCTGCGGCTCACGGTCACGCCGAGCGAGATCACCTGGAACCCGTCCCCCTGGACCCGCTGCCCGACCCAGCTTCCGGTCGCATTCGCCGTACCGCACGACATCCGCACCACGCCCGCAGCCGCCCGCCCCGATGGAGAGTCCGCATGA
- a CDS encoding roadblock/LC7 domain-containing protein, with protein sequence MSHEAAAYDQSWMLSDVADVPGVQHAVVLSADGLVRARTRDLGIDEADTLAAAAAGLQSLGTSLAGRFGEGGLKQHMVEWKGGFLFLRGAGDGSRLAVITSNKVDPGVIASQMVLQVQRFGDHQASPPRRRSVT encoded by the coding sequence ATGAGTCACGAAGCAGCCGCGTACGACCAGTCCTGGATGCTCAGTGACGTAGCTGACGTCCCCGGCGTCCAGCACGCGGTGGTCCTCAGCGCCGACGGTCTGGTACGCGCCCGTACCCGCGATCTCGGCATCGACGAGGCCGACACGCTCGCCGCGGCGGCGGCCGGGCTCCAGTCGCTGGGCACCAGCCTGGCGGGGCGCTTCGGCGAAGGGGGATTGAAGCAGCACATGGTCGAGTGGAAAGGCGGTTTTCTCTTCCTTCGCGGTGCGGGCGACGGGTCCAGGCTCGCGGTGATCACGAGCAACAAGGTCGACCCGGGGGTCATCGCCTCCCAGATGGTGCTCCAGGTCCAGCGGTTCGGCGACCACCAGGCCAGTCCGCCAAGGAGGCGCTCAGTAACGTGA
- a CDS encoding GTP-binding protein gives MDSADNSAPDGRYLAPTVDQALKILVVGSFGVGKTTLVGSVSEIDPLRTEETITQASTGVDDLSGLSGKTATTVAMDFGRITLSQRMVLYLFGTPGQRRFWDLWEGLVIGSIGLLVLIDTRRIEDSFEILDQLDVRSLPFAVAINQFPDSVRYDEEDLRDALDLLPETPLIHIDARNHHSSVQALITLVEYAARIKAQEKVA, from the coding sequence ATGGACTCCGCAGACAACTCAGCGCCTGACGGGCGCTATCTGGCCCCCACCGTCGATCAGGCGCTGAAGATCCTCGTCGTCGGCTCTTTCGGGGTCGGCAAGACGACGCTCGTGGGGAGCGTCAGCGAGATAGACCCGCTGCGCACTGAGGAGACCATCACCCAGGCCAGTACGGGCGTCGACGATCTGTCCGGACTCTCGGGCAAGACCGCAACGACCGTGGCCATGGACTTCGGGCGCATCACGCTCAGCCAGCGGATGGTCCTCTATCTCTTCGGCACACCGGGACAGCGTCGCTTCTGGGACCTGTGGGAGGGCCTGGTCATCGGCTCGATCGGCCTGCTGGTCCTCATCGACACCCGCAGGATCGAGGACAGCTTCGAGATCCTCGACCAACTCGACGTGCGCAGCCTTCCGTTCGCCGTCGCCATCAATCAGTTCCCGGACTCGGTCCGGTACGACGAGGAGGATCTGCGCGATGCGCTCGATCTGCTTCCTGAGACGCCGCTCATCCACATCGACGCCCGTAACCACCATTCGTCGGTACAGGCGCTGATCACCCTCGTCGAGTACGCCGCCCGTATCAAGGCCCAGGAGAAGGTCGCGTGA